The region GCTGCGCGAAGACGATCTCGGAGTGCCGCAGCAGCACGTGCGCGGCTCCGGTGAGCCGGACGCCGCGGCCCCGCGCCTCGATGACGGGCGTGCCGACCTGCTTGGACAGGGCGGCCAGCTGCTGCGACACGGCCGACGGTGTCATCCGCAGCACGCCCGCGGCGGCGGTGACGGTGCCCGTGTCGTGCAGGGCGCGCAGGATCTGCAGTTTGCGGAGGTCCCAGTCCTTCATGCAGCCAGCCTAAACATTCCTCGCCGGAACGTTCTGCCGACGTCCGGGCGCGGACCCCGGTATTCGGCCGGCCTGCGGACGCGGACCACGGGTGCTACGAGGCCGCCGCGGTGCGCTCCCTGTGCTGCTGCGGGCTGACGCCGCGGACCCGCTTGAAGGCCGAGCTGAGCGCGAAGGGGCTGCCGTAGCCGACCCGGCGGGCGACCGAGGCGACGGTGGAGTCCGGTTCACGCAGCAGGTCGGCCGCCAGGGCGAGCCGCCAGCCGGTCAGATACGCCATCGGGGGCTCGCCGACCAGGTCGGTGAACCGGCGGCCGAGCGCGGCCCGGGACACCCCGGTCCTGGCGGCCAGGTCCGCGACCGTCCAGGGGTGCGCGGGATCATCGTGCAGCAGGCGCAGCGCCGGCCCGACGACCGGGTCGCCCTGGGCGGCGTACCAGGCGGGCGCGGCGGCCTCGGGCCGGGCGAACCAGGTCCGCAGCACCGCGATCAGCAGCAGGTCGAGCAGCCGGTCGAGCACCACCTCCTGACCGGGCTCGTCCCGCACGATCTCCTCGCTCAGCAGCGCGGGCAGCGGGCTCGACCAGGCGTCGCCCGACAGCACCAGCACCCGGGGCAGCGCGGACAGCAGCCGGCTGCTGATCTCGCCGCGCATCTGGTAGGTCCCGCTGATCATCACCGCGAACGCGGGCGACTCGCCGGCCGGGCCGCCGGGGCCGCCGGCCCCGCCGGGATCGTCGCCCCAGGTCCGCACCCCCAGGTCCATCCGCTCGCACAGTTCGCCGCCGTCGGGATCGGTGGAGACCTGGCCCGGTCTGATGACGATCTGCGGTTCGGTGTCCCGGTCGCCCGCGACGGTGTACGGTTCCGGCCCGCGGATCACCGCGATGTCGCCGGGGCGCAGCAGTCGCGCCGGGCCGTCGTCGGTGCGTATCCAGGCGTCGTTGCGGACCATGTGCACCAGGGTCAGCGGCGCGAGGTCGGCGATCCTCACCGACCAGGGCGGAGTGAGGACCGACCGCAGCAGGA is a window of Streptomyces sp. NBC_01477 DNA encoding:
- a CDS encoding AraC family transcriptional regulator; the encoded protein is MDALANLLDGPRARGAFLLRSVLTPPWSVRIADLAPLTLVHMVRNDAWIRTDDGPARLLRPGDIAVIRGPEPYTVAGDRDTEPQIVIRPGQVSTDPDGGELCERMDLGVRTWGDDPGGAGGPGGPAGESPAFAVMISGTYQMRGEISSRLLSALPRVLVLSGDAWSSPLPALLSEEIVRDEPGQEVVLDRLLDLLLIAVLRTWFARPEAAAPAWYAAQGDPVVGPALRLLHDDPAHPWTVADLAARTGVSRAALGRRFTDLVGEPPMAYLTGWRLALAADLLREPDSTVASVARRVGYGSPFALSSAFKRVRGVSPQQHRERTAAAS